One Mesorhizobium sp. L-2-11 genomic region harbors:
- a CDS encoding DUF1674 domain-containing protein encodes MTDETDKTGQISKTNVGAGHDAPQKTLTPAARRALAEAEARRKHYRRQEAAMPREIGGRGGREPGRYGDWEVKGLTSDF; translated from the coding sequence ATGACCGATGAAACCGATAAAACGGGCCAAATCAGCAAGACAAACGTTGGCGCCGGTCACGACGCGCCGCAAAAGACGCTGACACCGGCAGCCCGCCGCGCTTTGGCGGAAGCCGAAGCACGGCGCAAACACTATCGCCGGCAGGAAGCCGCGATGCCCCGGGAGATCGGCGGCCGTGGCGGCAGGGAACCCGGCCGCTACGGCGATTGGGAGGTCAAGGGCCTGACCAGCGATTTCTAA
- a CDS encoding HAD-IA family hydrolase, with translation MFAGRKFAALLFDMDGTVVNSIAAAERVWADWARRQDLDVAAFLPTIHGVRAIETIARLALPGVDPMREADALLQAEVADIDGILPIAGAAAFLASLPPERWAIVTSAPRELALLRIAAAGIPLPATLVAAEDVSRGKPAPDCFRLAAERLGVDARDCLVFEDAPAGIAAAEAAGATVVVISATHQHPLQTPHAAITGYDGLGITVDERGWIVLGAERAAA, from the coding sequence ATGTTCGCAGGCAGAAAATTCGCAGCCTTGCTGTTCGACATGGACGGCACGGTGGTCAATTCGATTGCCGCGGCAGAAAGGGTCTGGGCAGATTGGGCTCGCCGGCAAGATCTCGACGTTGCCGCATTCCTGCCGACGATCCACGGCGTGCGGGCGATCGAGACCATCGCTCGGCTGGCGCTCCCAGGCGTCGACCCGATGCGTGAAGCCGATGCGCTTCTGCAGGCCGAGGTGGCCGATATCGACGGCATCCTTCCGATCGCCGGCGCCGCGGCGTTTCTAGCGTCGCTGCCACCCGAGCGCTGGGCAATCGTCACTTCGGCGCCGCGAGAGCTGGCTCTCCTGCGCATCGCGGCCGCCGGCATCCCGCTTCCCGCCACCCTTGTCGCCGCCGAGGACGTTTCCCGCGGCAAGCCGGCGCCGGATTGCTTCCGGCTGGCGGCCGAGCGGCTGGGCGTCGATGCGCGCGACTGCCTGGTTTTCGAAGATGCGCCCGCCGGAATAGCGGCGGCCGAGGCCGCAGGAGCCACCGTCGTGGTCATCAGCGCCACGCACCAGCATCCGTTGCAAACGCCGCACGCTGCGATCACCGGTTATGACGGGCTAGGTATCACCGTCGACGAGCGCGGCTGGATTGTCCTCGGCGCGGAGCGCGCTGCGGCTTAG
- a CDS encoding transglutaminase-like domain-containing protein codes for MLIRLGYEIAIDCADSTPVISLLEIHRERQADIKRQTRVLTSPSVPTRLYHDLYGNTCRRFTAPGGGFRILYDAVVEDSGEPDEVNTLAREVPVAELPDEVLCYLLGSRYCETDHLSDLAWQVFGPVPSGWARVQAIVDYVHNRLSFGYGYARPTRTAAQAHEERVGVCRDFAHLAITLCRCMNIPARYVNGYLGDIGVPVDPAPMDFSAWLEVFLDGKWYTFDPRHNMPRIGRVVIARGRDATDVPLLHSFGPHRLSLFKVWTYEQESNLFNPPHRGVDRTASAQMLA; via the coding sequence ATGCTGATTCGGCTCGGCTACGAAATCGCTATCGACTGTGCTGATTCAACCCCGGTGATTTCGCTGCTCGAGATCCACAGAGAGCGCCAGGCCGACATCAAACGGCAGACGCGCGTGCTGACCTCGCCTTCCGTCCCAACCAGGCTCTATCACGATCTTTATGGCAACACCTGCCGCCGCTTCACTGCGCCTGGCGGAGGCTTTCGCATTCTTTACGACGCCGTCGTCGAGGACAGCGGCGAGCCCGACGAAGTCAACACGCTGGCCAGGGAAGTGCCGGTGGCGGAGTTGCCCGACGAGGTGCTCTGCTATCTGCTCGGCAGTCGCTATTGCGAAACCGATCATCTCAGCGATCTGGCCTGGCAGGTTTTCGGGCCGGTCCCATCCGGCTGGGCGCGGGTGCAGGCGATCGTCGACTATGTCCACAACCGCCTGTCGTTCGGCTACGGCTATGCGCGCCCGACCCGCACGGCGGCGCAGGCGCATGAGGAGCGCGTCGGCGTCTGCCGCGACTTCGCACATCTGGCGATCACGCTCTGCCGCTGCATGAACATCCCAGCCCGCTACGTGAACGGTTATCTCGGCGACATCGGCGTGCCGGTCGACCCGGCACCGATGGATTTTTCGGCGTGGCTGGAAGTGTTCCTCGACGGCAAGTGGTACACGTTCGACCCCCGCCACAACATGCCGAGGATCGGCCGCGTCGTCATCGCGCGCGGCCGCGACGCGACCGACGTGCCGCTGCTGCACAGTTTCGGCCCGCACCGGCTCAGCCTGTTCAAGGTCTGGACCTACGAGCAGGAAAGCAATCTGTTCAACCCGCCTCATCGCGGCGTCGACAGGACGGCCAGCGCGCAGATGCTGGCATAG